tactcgagtatcatttttggggagtactcatgactttactcaagtacatttgagtggcaaatattgtactctttactccactacatttctatccataaccgtgagtacccattactacttctaaaaaagaaggaaaaaagaaaaatctcagaaaccctcaatttcttgtttccctctcaaacgtgattggattgtgcaggtgccactgattgggacagcctatcagcaattaccttcagctttccgccaaagtcaactccatggtcagatttagataagtatataagtataagtatatatacttttttgatcccgtgagggaaatttggtctcaaatttaacccaatcggtgaattagtgaaacacaaacagcacacagtgaacacacagtgaggtgaagcacacactaatcccagcgcagtgagctcggggagcagtgaggggttaggtgccttgctcaagggcacttcagccgcagtccactggtcggggctcgaaccggcaaccctctggttacaagtccagagtgctaaccagtgggccacggctgcccatcaagagacgaaaccatggacgaaaccatggacgaaacaatggatgaagacgcagcaggtccatcccgggcatgtgccaacctgtggccccacctcaccagactatttcaattttctgaacaagttaatgtgatagttttcgcttcaagtgtttcaattacaaaatagtattttgtatttgaaatatgtttttaaatacatgtattagaaatactgcccatccctggcaacatggtaaaaagatgaaaatgacttgattttacttccaattcattttacattctccaaggtattaacattaacatttttcataactacatgtaggacgtttctgtacataaatgtaagcactgtggcagtagtaatgcaatatttagaaaatgtaggctactcttgtactcttgatactcaagtacttttaaaaacaagtacttcagtacttttacttaagtagacatctgactgttgtccttttacttgtacttgagtaaaatttagcaaagggtatctgtacttttactcaagtaatgaagctgtgtactctgtcagCCTCTGAACGCCAAGCCTCTTGCTAAGAACCTTGGTGTGATCCTGTACCTTGATTTGAACCTAGAACCCCATATCTGCCACCAAAAATGTTTTTATCAGTTTTAAAGTTTCAAATAAGTTACAGATCGTACAAAATGCTGCAGCCCATAACCAGGATCAGAAAGTTACCCCACACCTGAATGTCCCTTCATTGGTTGTTAGttttttaattgatttttaAGATTATTTTATTGGTTTTCAAATCGCTCAACGGTCTAGCACccaaatacttgtcagacatgcttttACCATACGCTCCCTCAAGACACAGATCAGCTGCCACTTGCCTTTTAATCATTCCAGAGGTGAGGACAAAAATGGGGGGTAGTAGCTTTTAGTGTACATGGTCGCCTTTTAACCATTTAACCTACATTTTCCACCTAGCTTTTATCTTTTCATCTATTTGACCAATTTCATTCATGTATCCTTTTATTCATTTTACTTTTGACTCATATTTATCATATCTTTATCTATGATACAGATACAGACCTTTATCTTTATTTACAGAGTGTACAGTAAATGATGATGAGTATATGATCATCTAGGAGCTCCCTCTTCTGGTGATTACTATGAAGTGCACATTATATGTGATAATTTAAAACAGCAAAAATCACCAGCTCTACAAACATTCTGGCAATGAGCCAACTATGAGGACAACTGCATACTGCACCAACGGAGTCCTATTCATAAACAAATGAACATTAGGCTGAATGGATGAATGGGTGAAAGACCGTCTGGCAGAATAAATGAAGGCAGCAAAGTGAAGATAATGGATGAAGCACTGCTGTGTTGATGAATGAGCAGTGAGCTCTCGGTGTTCTATTTACCTTCTGCAGGGGTACGCCCAGTGAGCGCAGCAGGCCCACGTGCTCGCCGAACACGGCCAGCCTCATGGTGGCGCTGTACCGGCGCTGAAGGGGCAGCAGCAGGAAGCAGCCAAACAGCACGTCCCCGAACGACACGGCCTCGTACTGGGCCAGCAGCGCTGCATACAGGTCGTGGAAGGACGCCAGGCCCGGCGGGGGCACCTCAAGGTCCAGCGCAGCCAGCCTCTGGGGTCGTGTGAGCGCTCCGAACAGGGCCCCAGTGAGGCGCTGCACGGGGGGCTCCAGGAAGAGGTCACTGGATGCCAGGAAGACGCAGGCCAGCCGCGCCAGCTTGGCCACGGGGGGCACGACCCGCAGTGCCCCCTCCCTCCAGCTCTCCAGCAGCAGGAGCCACTGGAGGCAGTGAATGACCAGACGCAAGCGAGCCAGCCGGGAGAGACTCGGTGTCCATGCCGCCGCCGCCTCCGCTTCTGTCTGATTGGCCCATGCGCTCATACAGGCTGACGAGCGGCAGGAAGGGCCAATCAGAGGGCAGGGAGGGTCCGGCGGCAAGgtcggggaggaggagggaccgGAGCCATGGTGTGCGGCCCAGGTGGACGTCGCGGGAGGCTAGGACCAGGGGCTCGGAGTGGGCCAGGTGAGTGAGGTAGCAGCCGCGGAGGGAGGGGAGATGGCCACAAGCGTCCCGGAGGAGAGGGCCGAGAGGAGGGCtggcagggggagaggagacACCTTCCTGGAGATGGAGCTCGGCGAGAGCAGCTGCCTCTGGACCTCCACTGGTCCCCTCACtaacaagagaaagaaagaaagaaagaaagaaagaaagaaagaaagaaagaaagaaagaaagaaagaaagaagagagagagagagagagagagggagaaaggggggggtAGAGAAAAATTACTTAATTACTTTTTAAGTTTACACGCAGACATGGacacttaaagctgcagttggcaagattattttgatcatattcactaaaccgacactatgctccgacagaacaacataaatcagccggttttagaagaaacccgcacttctacctccacctagagcctgttatcccggttcttctggtccaatcagagcagggctgtatgagatctgactgtcaatcacagtctggtgcgcactgacgagcacaaactcgatgagagggtgctcggtggtagtggggaagaggcatgagagttgtaaacattccaaattttggctaagtcccctcaatctgtcagacttgccaactgtaGCTTTAAGCAGACTCCCCTCCCAATCACAAATGGAAGAAGTTGGCTGTCAGAATATGTTAGTCATTAAAGCATCCCTATCAGAAATGCTAGCGAAACCAAAGCAGGATTTTAATGGTTCAACAGCAGTCATGTTGTATTACTAAAGAGCAGACATATGGAGATCTTACAACTTtgaccaaaaaacaaacaacacagcCTTGATGATTGTTTCCACAAATATGCAGAGTTAAAAGTTTATGGTGGGCATAACAGTTTATTTGAAAAGCTGCAAAATTATATGAGAGTGCATAGTCCCTAGTGTTTGTTTTCTAATCACAATGTAAAGCTTAGACCAAACAGGTTTAAATTAAGGCCCTGCACACAGAAAACGGTTCTAGTATCTTACAGCCGCATGGACAAAAAAGCGTGTCCAAAATACAGTACAAGTatacaagtataagtatatttactcttttgatcccgtgagggaaatttggtctctgcatttatcccaatccgtgaattagtgaaacacactgcacacagtgaacacacagtgaggtgaagcacacactaatcccagcgcagtgagctgcctgcatgaACAGCGGTgctaggggagcagtgaggggttaggtgccttgctcaagggcacttcagccgttcctactggtcggggttcaaaccggcaatcctccggttacaagtccaaatcgctaaccagtaggccacagctgccatAATTTTTACTAATTTGCCAGGTTCTTCTGCTGAGCATCAACGTGTTTGGCCTTGCAGTTGTACACAGAGACTGTGTACTagttggtttacagaaacaAATGACATTTGTGTATTGCTTTGTTTATAAACACTGACTAGAGTAATGAGCGTCAGGCTTGCTAATGAGGCAGTGCAGCCTTGTCTGGCTCACAGGCAACTGTGGATGGTTTTGCTTTCAAATTACGTTCTAACAAATGAAAGTGGTTCATCAAGCTGGTCCATACAAGCTGACTGCTAAAGACACAGAACATGAGTATAATTTGAAGTCTTTTCTACAAAGGAAAAAAAGGATGTTTACAAGATTTGCGTTCTATTTAAAACTTCTTAGATCCCCAAACACCAGTTTATTGTCAGCTTTTTGACAGACAGAATAGCTAATGGGAACATTCAAAATGGCTTAGACGTCAATTAAAAATAACATCCTGTGAAAGATTACAACCAAACAAAATTTGGCTGAATTCACAATAGTCAAAGCATAACAAATGCATTTATCAAGCACTCATCCAAAAACTTGTTTGCTAATCACAAACATGGTTACAGTTTAGGAACAGCATATATTAAATGCAGTCCTTGCGGAAAGTTTCTCTTAAAACATTCAAGCTGGTTTAGGAAAAGGGTTACCGGTATTTATTTTTATGGAGGACTTGACATTTTTTATGGCTGTGCTATTCTGAGCTGAGTATCTGCATAAATTAGTGTTTATCTGTGGAACTCATCTGCAATCAAAACGGACTGAACCATCACATTTGTGCACTATTAGTTTTTACAAGCTAaaggatggtgtgtgtatgtgtatgtgtatgtgtgtataatcaAAGCCTCTCCACTTCATTCTGCttcacaaaaacaacaaaaacacctgCTTGTTGGAGTCGTACTTCTAGGGTCATTCCATGCCAGTGTGGGGCAAATTAACTGAAGTCAAGCCAGCCTCTGTTTACTAATTGAAATGAAGGAAATCGAAGCATAATATGCACCAGATGCTTAAGGAAGTCAGCAAGCGGGCATAGAGTATATCCTACTATTTCTCTGCAGTTTAAACGTGGCTCTAACAAAGTAATCCAGCCATGCTGACGCTTTAGCAGACTGCTTCTGCACATCGGGAGAGACTCAGGGACTACATGAGAGGACTCAAGCCATTTTCACTGATCTCACTGACAGCGTTTGTGCATCTCTGTAGTGCCATCACACGTGTACATTTCCGCGGTGCCCTGCCGGTCATCTCCAAGCTCAGAAGGCAGCAGTTTCTATTTATAGTTTGTTCATGATGTGCTCCTTTGGCCACCATGCATCTTTTATGTGGTGTTCTATTCCGGAACACAAATATATTAATGTTTGATGAGGCTGAACTTGTTGGTGGCCTTGGGAAAAGGTACATCTGTGTGtccttaggtgtgtgtgtgtgtgtgtgtgtgtgtgtgtgtgtgtgtgtgtgtgtgtgtgtgtgtgtgtgtgtgtgtgtgtgtgagagagagagagagagacagaatgtttGATTTTCAGTTTATCCCTTGAATAGTTTCAATGGTAGCTATATATGGATCAACCAAAGGAAACAGAGCATGCAACTGGAGACAATCTGCCCTGGCAGGAAATGGATCCTGGCAAAACAATGAAATGTCTACTTAGACAGACACTGGAAAAACAGTGTATGTTGAACCAACAAATCATCGGCAGTACAGATACAAGAATAAAACACATAAGAACTATATTTTCATCAGGTTTGGTGAAGTTATGTGTAAATGTTTAGGTCTCTACTGTTGAGAACAGAACTGCAGGAGCTAATCTCCATctgattttttaatatttagCCTACCTAGCAGCTGTTTAAATAGTAAACTGTGTCCTTTGCTATGGTCATAACAGCAACCAGATGGCAAAGTCAGGTCAGTAGGTTTTCTAAATCTGCTGCACCATAAAGGGACAGTTTTGTCAGTGATTGACCTTTGCAAGAGAAAGGGAACTCACGGTATGAAGGCCTGATTGAAGATGATGGAAGAAATCAGTTCATGCACCATGTATTCACTTCCTGGAAGTAGCCATGGAAGCATCACCAGGGCAACCTGGTGGAAAAGTGAGGCGTGCTTGGCAACCTCGGGATCAACGGGAACCTGAAAGACAATTTAGTAACATTTCAGGGATCTTAAAACAAtgcacacagcgcacacacacttaaaacaaatacacatacagtacatattgtCCATGAAACTAGTATATCTAGACTACCCTTAGTGATGTGAGAGTGATAAGAAATTGGTGCCCAGAAACATGCATACTGGCAAATGCAATACAGTTACTActtggagaacacacacacacacacacacacacacacacacacacacacacacagtaccagtCTGTATGCCAGGCGGAGCAGCATATAGAGCAGGTGGTGCTCGTGCCGGAGGAGCCAGGCACTGctgtgggagagagtgggcatgGCCTGGGCACAGCCGCGCAGGTACACCAGCACAGGGTCCGCCAGGAGCAGCACACTGACCTGGGGTCAGAACAGAAGGCCAAAAAGACAATGCAGGTTAGACAGTTTAGGATAACAGACAAGGACTGTGAAGATGATTTACAAGATCTTACAACGGTGAGTGAGCTTCAGAAATTACTGAGCTGATCTTTCTCTTGGGGTCAGACTTGCAAAACAAGCTGGTATACATTTCTCAAGCCCAAATCCAGATCAGAATAAGGCCGTTTCCACAGCAGGAACTCGGGAGTAGTTATGAAGGGTCTCGTACCTGTGTGCATATTTGCACAAAATTTAAGAATATGCTAGCTGTTgcaaaaatgtttatgtttaaaaTAAGCACTGATATGTTTAGCCACTAACGTGGATAATTTAGTTACTTTAAGTTTAAGTTACTGTAACTGAACATGTAAACAACATTCTAGTAAAGTATTTAACATCAGTGTGGTGAGAGTATTTGTTGCAGCTGTCGTGCCATCTTAGTTCATCTAAGTAGTATCACGATCACAAAGGCTGCATCTGTAGGTCCTGTAAGCTGTGGAGACACAGGGAGTTCCTTTACATGTCCCCACTACCTGGGTAGTGTGGAGAGTTCCTGCGATGGAAACCCGACTTATGTGTCTCATAacagagtataagtatataagtataagtatactgtatatactgtacatatgagtactcttttgatcccgtgagggaaatttggtttctgcatttatcccaatccgtgaattagtgaaacacactcagcacacagtgaggtgaagcacacactaatcccggcgaagtgagctgcctgcaacaacagcggcgctcagggagcagtgaggggttaggtgcctcaggggcacttcagccgtgcctactggtcggggttcgaaccggcaaccctctggttacaagtccgaagcactaaccaataggccacggctgcccataaaGAGTACCCACACTGTATACCGTTTCGGGTAAAACAATACACCAAAATTGTTCACTAGATGGCAGCACAAGACATTTGAAAAGGGAGGTCCTTTCAGTCAGATCAGGTCATAATTTTCaaatttcaaattattttcaagTGAAGCCTAGTTTAGCACATGCACTTGAGTCATGGCTAGATTGTCTATTGGCTAGATTGTTTTTACTGTATAAAAGCATAGAAGTATAAGAGAGGAGAACACTGCCAGTATAAAGCGTTAAAGCGTTCTTCACCTTCTTGGCCAGCCCCTTGTGTATGCCTGTGATGGTGTCCAGGAGGTAGCATAGACTGGTGAGGAAGGGGACGGGGGATCCTGGGCCAACCAGGCcgtctctgttcctctcccctGAGCAGGACAGCCCCGGCAGGCTGGCCAGGGTCTCTGGCCCTGGGCAGCAGGAGAGCGGGTTGCACACAGCTGAGTGGGACCTGAAGCAtccagagggagggggagggtcaGTGactcaacacaaaaaaaaaaaaaacatgcctaAAATTAAAAACCTTCAGAGTAGCAATGTCACAAGAAGGAAGATGTAGTCCACGCAAAAAAATGTGTAAGAGGAATGCCAGTCTGTGGTATTATTTCCACTGCCTTCatccttcccttcccttcccttcccctacacacacacacacacacacacacacacacatcaatgtgagtgagtgcactACTTACACAAGAGGACTTTTTTTGTATTGGAGCACATACTATTTTGTGTGACTGAAATATTCTACACCACTAATGAGCCTGTGAATAAGAGCCATTTgatttgaatgcacacacacacacacacacacacacacagcactactaACACAAGATGATTTTTCAGACCCTTTTTCAATAAATCACATGCTACACTATGTCACTGAAACATTCTAAGCCACTGATGAGCCTGTGAATAGGAGTGATTTCATTTGAATGCTTATACAGTATGAAAGCAGAGCCCCACAGCATAGCCACACAGTCTGTCGGATGACTTACTTGAGGTTGTCCATCATGCGGCGCACTGCCTGATGGGAGATCAGCGGCAGCAGCACGTCTGCGGTGAGAGACTCCAGCTCCTGCAGACACTCCACCGGTTGGAAGCAGCTCTGGtatcaaacacacaacacacatgacaTACCGCTGCTCAGATCCCTGAAGAACTCACTCAAGATTAATAAggtatccttctctctgtctctcacacacacacacaaaatggcacTGCAATCCTTCTTTCTATGTGGAAatatgtggcaaacaaaagaaaATCATAGGAAACATAGGCATAGTCTTAGACTTAGTCTTTGCAGCTGTAAGTTTGCCTCGCTCTGAGGCGTGGTACTGACGTGTTCTTGCCAATCTCGTAATATTGGCTAGAACAATTTAGGGAGTTCTTGACAGGTCATGGAGAACTGGAAGTCACATTTAAATGGAAGAAATCTGTCTTTTTATTACAATTTAGGGAGTTCTTGACAGGTCATGGAGAACTGGAAGTCACATTTAAATAGAAGAAGTCTTTATTACCTTCACACACAGTGTGACGCACCGTGTTTTTAACAGCTTAACAGTGACACACCATTTTTAACAGCTTAATTCACTCAGTACAAAAAAATATACCCATGTTTTTTTGAACACGTGGCATACACGTTCACCACATTAAAAAAGCCAAACATTAATCTCAAGGCTGTGTCACTGCGCTCACCTGTAGGGAGAGCTGTGAATAGAAGGCCCCCAGGTAGAGCAGGTAAGTGGGAAGCAGACGCAGCGAGCTCTCCAGCCTCCCCATCTCAGCCAGGCCCTTCATGCAGCCCTTCAGCTGACCAAATACAGTGGGCTGCAGTCCAGCCACATGACCCCATGACactggagggggtggagggcaCTCAGACTCTTGGGGACTgtgaaataaaatgtaataatcACTTTACATTAGATGATTTAAATGATGCAGGCACAAGCCCAAAGCTGCTAACAGTATATTTCAGATGTAGGTTTTCATCAGTACATATGCCCAGGGGTTCAAGACCTTGGGCTTATTGCTGTAAGGTTTACTTACAAAATACACATGCTGCTAGTACCTTTTTACGCAAGAAAAATTATGTAGGTCATTATGTTTACAAGGGCTTTACTCAgcgaaatgtaaaatgtaatgacCCATAAAACTTCTGTTTTGtagtgcatgaaaaaaaaaaagcatgattAAGTGCTGCTAACAATTCACTGCATAAAGCTTAACCCGTTGCACATGAGGGTAGTCTGTATCTCCAGCCAATTCCCCCAGTTGAATGGGGTGAGTGGGTTTCTCCAGTTGGACGGGGACCCCCACCCACCGGTCTCACCTGGCCAGAGCGGCCTGCAGCTCCTGGTGGCAGCCTGCGGTGTGCGTGACCTGGGTGAGCAGTGCGAGGATGGCCTGGGCTCTCTGGAGCTCCAGCAGGTGCAGCAGATGATCGGAGGAGGAACTGGGTCGAGGAAAGGACTGCAGTGCTTTCATCAGAACCGGGTACAGATCACTGCATGGGAGACAAACGGGAGAGATGAAGGTCTACTCCAGTGCACAGATAGACTGAGCTTACCTGCTCAGGCTTCAGGAGAGACTGATGTGTTTCCTCAGGCATGCAATCCTGCTCATCTGAAATACAAACCTACAGCCTCCTCATCCTATCTGGAGATAACATTGAACACCTTTCATGTAATAGCAATTGCCCAGTGACAGATGTTTTTAAGGAGATCAATAGATAAGTCAATAGAAGGAAAGTGATTACAGACATTCAGCCTTCTAATCTGTTCAGTGTTGAAGTTACAGTGGGTCACCTCACCTGTGGTTCTCATTCTCACCTGTACAAATTGCAGGCCTGTCCATAGCTGGAGGCTACAGTCCACATCCTGTAGGCCTCTGTGCTGCAGCGCAGTGCTTCTCCTGCCTCTAGCAGCAACTCGCTTGGTTCcactgacagaaagagagacaaacgCTCTTTCCCACCCAGCGAGTGCAGCTGGAAGTGCACAGAAAGTTGAATGAGGTATTCACAGTAGGTTAAAGTTGACTAGTTAAAGTAGACTGGTATTTACACTTGTAACCAAAGCAACTCGCGGCAGCAGGTTTGGTAAACAAACCCTTTGCCTAAATGGAAAATTACAGAGCGTTAAAACCAGCAAATGCCACTGACAGAGTGTGACGGCACCTTTGTCGACTGTATCAGTGACAGTCGGCCGTGCCAGTCATGCCATACTCACCAGCCTGGCACAGACGTGCCGTCCCGCTGTGCCCAGCACACGGAGGAGCTTCATTGCTATGGCAACAGGCAGCCCGTACAAAGAGTGTGGAGCAGGTGAGGTTGGCGGGGCCCAGGAGGTAGGAAGAAACTCTGACATCACAGTATCCATCAGGCGGGGACAGTCCAGAATCTATGGTTACCGAGGCAACAATGAGAATGCTGATACACATTAGTGCTACATGTCtccatctgtgtgcatgcaaaatCTGTTTGTGGAAATTCCTATCCTAATTAGATATTCTATCAGTACAGTGTCAAGAAATCAAATACCGGTCAACTAGCCCCAATTCTCTACTATCTgtaaatatgaatgtgtgtgtgtgtgtgtgtgtgtgtgtatctgacctGTGTGGCAGCAGCAGTAGAGTGGCGAGCGATCCGCACCAGCACCTCCAGCAAGTCCAGCACCACCCGTGGAGATGGACGCACCACCTCCAAGATGTAGCGTATCCGTGGCAGCACCTTCATCCTCAACAGGCCCTTTTAACACGCCCACAACAACACTATGTGATCACAACGTAATTACAACACTATGAGATTACAATGTGATGCCTTTGATAACTCAGTACAGTGTGAGGAAACATGTATATTTTATGTTGGAAGAAAACAAGAGTAAAAAATAACATAACAGCCAGGAGACCATTAACACCTTGATGATGTCCTGCCGTGCCACCTCATGGTCggacttcctctcctctttctctttctccgtctctctgccattcatcccctcttcctcctcgtcctcttcctcctgggTGGTGGGCAGGAGTGGAAAGGAGGCCACCCCGAGGAGCCAACAGAAGGTCACATCCAGACTGTCCTGTGGCACACACCCAAATGCATACAACTGAATAGATATGGTCACCTCACTGCGGAGACAAACATGGCTTTTTCATCAATGTGTCTGTCCGTTCTGGTCTTCTATTTAACTTTTTAAGGGGTGCCCTTAAAATACAAGGTGCTTCTCCATACGACCATGCTCAAAGATATTTCATGGAATTTCCCTACCAATGAAACAGAAGCTGAAACAATAAACTGAATGGAAATCTCCTGACAGACTATAATTAAATACAGTATAAGTTCAAATAAAATGTGCGATGTTGTGCCGGTTTCCAATCACCAATCAGTCACCTCGTCATCGGCGGACACCAGCAGAGCTTGTAGGGCCTGTACGGCGGCTGCAATCACCCCCTCCACACAGTCATCCAGCGAGAAGCGCAGCAGGAAGAGCAGCCCTGCGTCCAGCAGGGTGGACAGCACACTGCCCTTCAGCTCTGAGGTGAAGACCCCTGAGCGAGCCTGGccaaaagacagggagagaatcAGATAACAAATATAAATTCTTCAACATACTCTGTCATTCCGAAATTCAGTAGTAGCTGTATGAAATTAGATAATTTTAAGTTCTGTTGTATACAAGCTTTTTGTCTATTTGATTTCAGGCATGGTCTTAACAGATTAGCCACAGATAATATCAAACTTTTTATTAACATTCTATATAATCTATACATTAGCAGTCTCTAGATGAGCCCAACTCACTTCTTGGACTCCATCTTACTCTTACAGGAATAAAGGACGTTCTGCTATGACGTTTAGGGGACTGAAGGAGaatgttgtttttattgtttgtttgtacctTAGTGATGATGTTGGCCAGTGTGCTGAGAGCCAGTGTGCGCTGCTGGATCACCAGACTGCGAGAGAGCATGAAGAGCTCCTGCAAAGAGTAACCTGCCAactaatagagagagagagagagacagagaaagagggagagagagaacgggggGCGGGTCAGATGGAGTGAAGACAGCAAGAATTGAGAGCACCATCATAAGAGAGAAAGGCATTTTAACGCTCATCTCTGCCCTGGCTGTATTTACCTCAGGCTCGTCTCCATGGTGATGCAAGCCCAGATGTGTAGGCAGATCTTCCGTTGGAGGGATGAGGTTACCAGCAAAGTCGAACCGCGCCTGCATGGCCTAGAcgagacacaaacaaaccaggCAAGCTGAAAAACTCTACTTTGCGGACTATTACCCTCCCAATCAATCCCATTTAGAAATGCAAAGGGGGGGGGAGCATTAATCGCAACTAAATTTATTCTGCTTACAAGAGTCCAATCGTCTTAATGTTTCTCTAAGTACTAATAAAGTGAAATAGCCAGTGGGGGAAAAGGTCTTGCTCCTGTTGCTCCTATACCAGGGCCTGTTAACTGATTGTGACAGAGACACCACCATTTTGACAAACAAAGCAACCTGAGGACCAGCactgaataaaaaatactgACTCCCACAACAACACTATTATTTAACACATGGTCAGGGACAACCAGCAATGTATCCACAGACCAGGGCTGCCCTAAGCTCTCTAGTTCTACTCTCTAGTTCTACTCTCTAGTTCTACTCTCTAGTTCTGCTCTCTAGTTCTGCTCTCTAGTTCTGCTCTCTAGTTCTACTCTCTAGTTCTACTCTCTAGTTCTACTCTCTAGTTCTGCTCTCTAGTTCTGCTCTCTAGTTCTACTCTCTAGTTCTACTCTCTAGTTCTACTCTCTAGTTCTACTCATGTTTGTGTGCCTCCCTCACCTTTTTTGTTCCTTTTCGTCTGGGTGGGGGCAGGTCTTTGGTCCACTCTAGTTTGTCCGGCTCAAGTTTGTCCATGTGCACCCAATCCCTTTGGGGCTTCAATGGCAGGTCCTCCTCTAGGGTTTTTGGAGGCAATGCTTTTTGTTAATGAACTTGCAGTatggcaatgacaatgacaTTTCCTAGGACATTTCCATAGGAATCCATCAACATGAACCCACCACCATTACACTTCACATTGTCCCTTTTTAATATGAGTGTGAGgataggagcaggcttcactcaatttgtctacttttaaactttaagagtgctggcctggacat
Above is a genomic segment from Alosa alosa isolate M-15738 ecotype Scorff River chromosome 19, AALO_Geno_1.1, whole genome shotgun sequence containing:
- the rpap1 gene encoding LOW QUALITY PROTEIN: RNA polymerase II-associated protein 1 (The sequence of the model RefSeq protein was modified relative to this genomic sequence to represent the inferred CDS: deleted 1 base in 1 codon), which gives rise to MLRRPRPTDSEEDLLREQERFLSSGTAPSVVNVVRRPDKRRGEQGTGDPDNGEDTQKDVVTIEDLPDEIPSLTPAPPKKSRFKKAQVRFEDEDAEERLDKHDTHISAVLSRIVERDTSTVPVCLPAVTGTAFPKVMHRSEGIVQVIKRECKFTQALAKCVTGVLAGPTLVSGQGLVQGDSDQERLKIHQENQARLLGMTREEILQEQRNLLAQLDPRLVDFVRARKVQKMSDSDPVKQSNCNAQNGGVREEKPSVVSPAAVKDITDIRQEPLQVDMEDEEDAEEPKLTQQITEEDLPLKPQRDWVHMDKLEPDKLEWTKDLPPPRRKGTKKAMQARFDFAGNLIPPTEDLPTHLGLHHHGDEPELAGYSLQELFMLSRSLVIQQRTLALSTLANIITKARSGVFTSELKGSVLSTLLDAGLLFLLRFSLDDCVEGVIAAAVQALQALLVSADDEDSLDVTFCWLLGVASFPLLPTTQEEEDEEEEGMNGRETEKEKEERKSDHEVARQDIIKGLLRMKVLPRIRYILEVVRPSPRVVLDLLEVLVRIARHSTAAATQILDCPRLMDTVMSEFLPTSWAPPTSPAPHSLYGLPVAIAMKLLRVLGTAGRHVCARLLHSLGGKERLSLFLSVEPSELLLEAGEALRCSTEAYRMWTVASSYGQACNLYSDLYPVLMKALQSFPRPSSSSDHLLHLLELQRAQAILALLTQVTHTAGCHQELQAALASPQESECPPPPPVSWGHVAGLQPTVFGQLKGCMKGLAEMGRLESSLRLLPTYLLYLGAFYSQLSLQSCFQPVECLQELESLTADVLLPLISHQAVRRMMDNLKSHSAVCNPLSCCPGPETLASLPGLSCSGERNRDGLVGPGSPVPFLTSLCYLLDTITGIHKGLAKKVSVLLLADPVLVYLRGCAQAMPTLSHSSAWLLRHEHHLLYMLLRLAYRLVPVDPEVAKHASLFHQVALVMLPWLLPGSEYMVHELISSIIFNQAFIPEGTSGGPEAAALAELHLQEGVSSPPASPPLGPLLRDACGHLPSLRGCYLTHLAHSEPLVLASRDVHLGRTPWLRSLLLPDLAAGPSLPSDWPFLPLVSLYERMGQSDRSGGGGGMDTESLPAGRLRLVIHCLQWLLLLESWREGALRVVPPVAKLARLACVFLASSDLFLEPPVQRLTGALFGALTRPQRLAALDLEVPPPGLASFHDLYAALLAQYEAVSFGDVLFGCFLLLPLQRRYSATMRLAVFGEHVGLLRSLGVPLQKLPAPLENYTSPPEQSVPLLRLYFRALVTDTLRRAWCPVLYVVAVAHVNTFIFSQEPAAQEVEATRRSLLRKTYYLTDEVLRAHLLHYKLPQQQSELGFLTYERLPPLRARWLEKELGLEEGTIAARQSSRNP